GTTGAATAGCATAGAAAGCTAAAGCTCCCATAGTAATCAACATAAAGAATATACAAGCAACATATAACGCTGCCCATGGTTTATTTTGTAATTGACTTAAAACGTGCGCTGCGTGTTCCTCATGCTCTTTTGCAGGATCAACAACCTTTTCAGTAGCAACTTCTGGTTTAGCAGCAACTACAGGGGCAATAGCTTTAGCGATAGTATCATGAGATGTTGAATCTACAACCGTTTTAGCAACTTCTTCATGGTTAGCAACAGCTTCTTGTGCTTCTGCTTTAGCTTCATGATTTACTGCTGCTGCTTCGTGACCTTCATGAGATTCTTCAGCTTTCAGAATAGTCTCAACGTCTTGAATTGTTTTGGGTGCAGTTAAAAAACCATAACCAATCCCAAGAATTCCAACGATCATTAAGACAAAGGAAAAGGTTTTTAATTTACTTGAAAATGTATACATATTAATAACAATCAGTTTGTTCTACAATTTATAATTTGCTTTTAAGTTCAAGAACATAAGCAGCAATCATCCAACGCTCTTGTTGAGTCAATTGATTCGCATAAGAACCCATTGAATTTAAACCATATGTTTCAACATGGAAAATACTTCCAACTGTAACTTGTCTGTCTTTGTAATTTGGAACTCCAAGGAATTTTTGTTGTTTTACTAATTTTCCCATTCCGTCTCCAGCTGTTCCGTGACAAATAGCACAGTATATACCGAATAATTCTTCAGCCTTTTTCATATCAACAGCTGTAGAATCTAAAGGTGATTTTACAATTGTTTTAGAAAAATTATACCCTTCCGTCGTATTTGGGATTTCATAAGGAACAAATCCTCTTTTGATTGATCCACTTGGAGGAAGTTGACCTTCTTTACCTTTTAATCCTGTCGGAGAATTGAAAGCGCCAGATTCTGAATACGTTTCATAAGCTACAGATTCATACATGTTTGGCATATATTGGTAGTTAGGTTTCTTATCATCTTTACAAGAGGACAGAGAAACTACTATACCTAATACTATTGCTATTTTAAATAAACTTTTCATATCTATTTTAATGCTTATCAATTACTTTAACTTCTACTGCACCTGTACCTTCGAAGAATTTTACCAATTCTGCTTCGTCACCTTTCACAGCTACTTCCATCAAAAAGTGGTCATCTGTAGTTCTCAAATCAGGATTTTCAGCTTTTTTAAATGGCCATAATTTACTTCTCATATAAAAAGTAATAACCATTAAGTGTGCTGCAAAGAATACAGTCATCTCAAACATAACCGGAACGAATGCTGGCATATTTTGAATATAACTGAAACTTGGTTTACCACCAATATCTTGTGGCCAGTCTTGAATCATGATATAATTCATCATAGTCGTTGCCACTGACAACCCAATACATCCATAAATGAAAGCACAAATGGCTAACCTTGTTGGTGCAATTCCCATAGCTTTATCCAAACCGTGAACTGGGAAAGGTGTAAAGACTTCTTCAATGTGATGATGAGCGGCTCTTGTTTTGTGAACTGCATCCATTAATACATCATCATCATTGTATATAGCGTGTATAACTTTATTACTACTCATAGCAATTATTAATGTTTATCTGAATGATTATGACCTTCTAATTCTCTTTGTCTTTTGAAATTCTCACCAGAAGATTTCAAAATAGTTTTAACCTCTGCTTGAGCAATCACAGGGAATGTTCTAGCATATAATAGGAACAATACAAAGAAGAAACCAATAGTTCCGATGAATATTCCAATATCCACAAATGTTGGTTGGAACATCGTCCAAGATGATGGTAAATAATCTCTGTGCAATGACGTTACGATAATTACGAAACGCTCAAACCACATACCAATATTTACAACAATCGAGATTATAAATGAGAACATAATACTAGTTCTCAATTTTTTGAACCACATAAATTGTGGAGAGAATACGTTACAAGTCATCATC
The window above is part of the Flavobacterium sp. N1994 genome. Proteins encoded here:
- a CDS encoding c-type cytochrome yields the protein MKSLFKIAIVLGIVVSLSSCKDDKKPNYQYMPNMYESVAYETYSESGAFNSPTGLKGKEGQLPPSGSIKRGFVPYEIPNTTEGYNFSKTIVKSPLDSTAVDMKKAEELFGIYCAICHGTAGDGMGKLVKQQKFLGVPNYKDRQVTVGSIFHVETYGLNSMGSYANQLTQQERWMIAAYVLELKSKL
- a CDS encoding DUF3341 domain-containing protein, which codes for MSSNKVIHAIYNDDDVLMDAVHKTRAAHHHIEEVFTPFPVHGLDKAMGIAPTRLAICAFIYGCIGLSVATTMMNYIMIQDWPQDIGGKPSFSYIQNMPAFVPVMFEMTVFFAAHLMVITFYMRSKLWPFKKAENPDLRTTDDHFLMEVAVKGDEAELVKFFEGTGAVEVKVIDKH